The following coding sequences are from one Novosphingobium sp. KACC 22771 window:
- a CDS encoding aminotransferase class V-fold PLP-dependent enzyme yields the protein MTTADRRQFLQSAALGAPLLLGGMEAAAAQGMSEPHGLKPNSIIPADLPKLFDVDVSIHNLENGYWGIMPRVVAQEYQRQSAFINETNSIWARNVLPGGACLAAGGREAREAIARQVGCSVDEIAITQSGAQAIDTLILNYRPLKAGDAVICCDLDYDAMISAVEWLGSRRGAQVVKFSMPEPATAANILAAYEDVLKRTPNAKLMVVTQVSNRTGLVTPVREIVAMARARGVDTVVDAAHGVACLDFQISDLGADFVGWSVHKWTSAPLGTGAFYIRKSRLVDIDVAATHRDADPADITSRLPSATVNFAAVLAIPKAVEFHFAIGAAAKEKHLRTLRNRWVDALRDVPNVEICVPDDPARYCTMTSFRLKGMDSDAKAQAVQARLFEKYKILTVWRKGVAKAPVIRVTPGLYTRTEDVDALARALRVEHAMYV from the coding sequence ATGACCACTGCCGACCGCCGCCAATTCTTGCAATCCGCCGCTCTGGGGGCGCCATTGTTGCTGGGAGGCATGGAGGCCGCCGCGGCCCAAGGAATGTCTGAGCCACATGGCCTCAAGCCGAATTCGATCATTCCGGCCGATCTGCCCAAACTTTTCGATGTGGACGTCTCGATCCACAATCTGGAAAACGGATACTGGGGCATCATGCCGCGCGTGGTGGCACAGGAATATCAGCGTCAGAGCGCCTTTATCAATGAGACCAATTCGATCTGGGCGCGCAATGTTCTTCCAGGGGGTGCCTGTCTGGCCGCCGGCGGGCGCGAGGCACGCGAAGCGATTGCGCGACAGGTGGGATGCAGCGTGGACGAGATCGCGATTACCCAGTCGGGCGCGCAGGCGATCGATACACTGATCCTCAATTATCGGCCCCTGAAAGCGGGCGATGCAGTGATCTGCTGTGATCTGGATTACGACGCCATGATCTCGGCAGTTGAATGGCTTGGGTCTCGGCGTGGGGCGCAGGTGGTGAAATTCTCCATGCCTGAACCGGCGACCGCCGCTAACATCCTTGCCGCCTATGAGGATGTGTTAAAGCGCACGCCCAACGCAAAACTCATGGTGGTGACGCAAGTGTCTAACCGCACCGGACTTGTTACGCCTGTGCGCGAGATTGTAGCGATGGCGCGGGCGCGCGGGGTCGATACAGTGGTCGATGCGGCGCATGGCGTGGCCTGCCTTGATTTCCAGATTTCCGATCTAGGCGCGGATTTCGTAGGCTGGAGCGTGCATAAATGGACCAGCGCACCTCTGGGCACGGGTGCGTTCTATATCCGCAAAAGCCGTTTGGTCGATATTGATGTCGCCGCTACCCATCGCGATGCCGATCCGGCGGATATTACCAGTCGCCTGCCTTCGGCCACCGTCAATTTCGCGGCTGTGCTGGCCATTCCCAAGGCTGTCGAATTTCACTTCGCCATCGGCGCGGCGGCCAAGGAGAAGCATCTGCGGACCTTACGCAACCGCTGGGTGGACGCGTTGCGCGATGTGCCCAATGTGGAAATCTGCGTGCCCGATGATCCGGCACGCTATTGCACCATGACCAGCTTCCGCCTTAAAGGCATGGACAGCGATGCAAAGGCGCAAGCCGTGCAGGCGCGGCTTTTCGAGAAATACAAGATCCTGACTGTGTGGCGCAAAGGCGTGGCCAAGGCGCCAGTGATCCGCGTGACGCCGGGGCTCTATACTCGGACCGAGGATGTGGATGCGCTGGCTCGCGCCTTGCGCGTCGAACACGCCATGTATGTGTGA
- the cydX gene encoding cytochrome bd-I oxidase subunit CydX, with protein MWYFAWILGTGLAVLYGIVNAVSHELHLPDEPLGE; from the coding sequence ATGTGGTATTTTGCATGGATTTTGGGTACCGGGCTTGCCGTGCTCTATGGCATCGTCAATGCCGTCTCGCATGAACTGCATCTGCCTGACGAACCTTTGGGCGAATAA
- the cydB gene encoding cytochrome d ubiquinol oxidase subunit II, producing the protein MHLPLDYETLRLIWWFLLGVLLIGFAIMDGFDLGTAALLPFVARTDTQRRVAINAIGATWEGNQVWFILGGGAIFAAWPLIYATSFSGFYVALFLVLAALIMRPVGFEFRQKIADPRWRAFWDYALCFGGIVPSLVFGVAVGNLFLGVPFRIEGDMRVVYEGTGLFELLNPFGLMCGLVSLTMLTGHGAAWLAFKTEGEVNMRARIAAMILSTTCAALFLLAGIWVKQLDAFRIVSEVAPNAPSDPLVKHVGMVAGGWMDNYISHPVLFVVPMVGVVGLLAHAAFTGVRWRLAAFIASGFGISGVIGTAGISLFPFLLPSSIQPEASLTVWDASSSHFTLFVMLCATLIFLPIVLAYTGLVFRVLRGAISEEHVLAKSSGLY; encoded by the coding sequence ATGCATCTTCCTCTCGACTACGAGACCTTGCGTCTCATCTGGTGGTTCCTGCTCGGCGTGTTGCTGATCGGTTTTGCGATCATGGACGGGTTCGATCTGGGCACCGCCGCGCTGCTGCCTTTCGTCGCGCGCACCGACACCCAGCGCCGTGTGGCGATCAACGCGATCGGCGCAACGTGGGAAGGCAATCAGGTGTGGTTCATTCTGGGCGGCGGCGCGATCTTCGCCGCATGGCCGCTCATCTATGCCACGAGTTTCTCCGGCTTCTATGTCGCGCTGTTTCTGGTGTTGGCGGCCTTGATCATGCGACCCGTGGGCTTCGAGTTCCGTCAAAAGATCGCTGATCCACGATGGCGCGCCTTCTGGGACTATGCGCTGTGCTTTGGCGGCATTGTGCCCAGTCTGGTGTTTGGCGTGGCCGTGGGTAACCTGTTCCTTGGTGTGCCTTTCCGCATCGAGGGCGATATGCGCGTGGTCTATGAGGGCACCGGCCTTTTCGAATTGCTCAATCCCTTTGGCCTGATGTGCGGACTGGTTTCGCTCACCATGCTGACGGGTCATGGCGCGGCATGGCTGGCGTTCAAGACCGAAGGCGAAGTGAACATGCGCGCCCGCATAGCAGCAATGATCCTGTCCACCACCTGCGCCGCGCTGTTCTTGCTGGCCGGGATCTGGGTCAAGCAACTTGATGCATTCCGCATCGTCAGCGAGGTAGCGCCCAATGCCCCTTCCGATCCGCTGGTCAAGCATGTCGGCATGGTGGCCGGTGGCTGGATGGACAATTACATCTCCCATCCGGTGCTGTTTGTGGTCCCTATGGTGGGCGTGGTCGGCCTGCTTGCCCATGCCGCCTTCACCGGTGTGCGCTGGCGTCTGGCGGCTTTCATCGCCAGCGGCTTTGGCATCAGCGGCGTGATCGGCACGGCGGGGATCAGCCTGTTCCCCTTCCTGCTACCCTCCAGCATCCAGCCAGAAGCCAGCCTGACGGTTTGGGATGCCTCCTCCAGCCATTTCACGCTGTTCGTGATGCTCTGCGCCACGCTCATCTTCCTGCCCATCGTGTTGGCGTACACAGGGCTGGTGTTCCGTGTGCTGCGCGGCGCGATCAGCGAAGAGCATGTGCTGGCCAAGTCCAGCGGCCTTTATTGA
- a CDS encoding cytochrome ubiquinol oxidase subunit I has protein sequence MDPSDLSRLQFALTALYHFLFVPLTLGLSFLLVIMESVWVISGREIWRDITKFWGKLFGINFAMGVATGITMEFQFGTNWSYYSHYVGDIFGAPLAIEGLMAFFLESTFVGLMFFGWDRLSRPVHLLVTFLVAFGSNLSALWILIANGWMQNPVGATFNPDTMRMELGSFSELLFNPVAQAKFVHTVSAGYVVGSVFVLAISAWYMLQGRHLAFARRSFAVAAAFGLASSLSVAVLGDESGFTIAEHQPMKMAAIEGMWHTEEAPASFTALALPSNAKRENIAEIKIPYVLGLIGTHSIDKQLPGIHELVAQTKGKIVSGIATYDALQTYRANRKDAAALAVVKARAGDLGYALLLKHYVDDPRKADAATIDKAAWDTVPNVAPLFWSFRLMVGLGFWFIFLFGAAFWATSQNRFDKIWLLKAAAYSWPLPWIAAELGWIVAEYGRQPWAIAGVLPVHMAASSLAPAKIWFSLAGFVTLYSSLLVIDVILMRRYIRLGPVKALGKDRKPVQDGGLAPQPAE, from the coding sequence ATGGATCCTTCCGATCTTTCGCGGCTGCAATTTGCACTGACCGCGCTTTACCACTTCCTGTTTGTGCCGCTCACCCTTGGCCTGTCGTTTCTGCTGGTCATCATGGAATCGGTCTGGGTGATCTCGGGCCGGGAAATCTGGCGTGACATCACCAAATTCTGGGGCAAGCTGTTTGGCATCAACTTTGCTATGGGCGTTGCCACCGGCATCACCATGGAGTTCCAGTTCGGCACCAACTGGTCCTATTACTCACACTATGTGGGCGACATTTTCGGGGCACCGCTGGCGATCGAAGGCCTGATGGCCTTTTTCCTTGAATCCACCTTCGTTGGCCTGATGTTTTTTGGCTGGGATCGCCTGTCGCGCCCCGTCCATCTGTTGGTTACCTTCCTCGTCGCTTTCGGGTCGAACCTGTCAGCGCTGTGGATCCTGATCGCCAATGGCTGGATGCAAAATCCGGTGGGCGCCACATTCAACCCCGACACGATGCGGATGGAGTTAGGCAGTTTTAGCGAATTGTTGTTCAACCCCGTGGCGCAGGCCAAATTCGTGCATACGGTCAGCGCGGGCTATGTGGTCGGCTCGGTATTCGTGCTGGCGATTTCAGCTTGGTATATGCTGCAAGGGCGCCATTTGGCCTTTGCGCGCCGCTCCTTTGCGGTGGCGGCGGCCTTTGGCCTTGCCTCCTCGCTCTCGGTCGCCGTGCTGGGCGATGAAAGCGGCTTCACCATTGCCGAGCATCAGCCCATGAAAATGGCCGCGATCGAGGGGATGTGGCACACCGAGGAAGCCCCGGCGAGCTTCACCGCCCTTGCGCTGCCCAGCAACGCCAAGCGCGAGAATATTGCCGAAATCAAGATTCCCTATGTTCTTGGCCTGATCGGCACCCACAGCATCGACAAGCAATTGCCTGGCATCCATGAGTTGGTGGCGCAGACCAAGGGCAAGATCGTCTCGGGCATTGCCACCTATGACGCCTTGCAGACCTATCGCGCTAACCGCAAGGATGCAGCCGCGCTGGCCGTGGTGAAGGCTCGTGCGGGCGATCTGGGCTATGCCCTGCTGCTCAAGCACTATGTCGATGATCCGCGCAAGGCCGATGCCGCCACCATTGACAAGGCCGCATGGGATACCGTGCCCAATGTCGCGCCGCTGTTCTGGTCCTTCCGCCTGATGGTCGGCCTTGGCTTCTGGTTCATATTCCTGTTTGGCGCAGCCTTCTGGGCCACCAGTCAGAACCGCTTTGACAAGATCTGGCTGCTCAAGGCCGCAGCCTATAGCTGGCCTTTGCCTTGGATCGCTGCCGAACTGGGCTGGATCGTCGCCGAATATGGGCGCCAGCCTTGGGCCATTGCCGGTGTGCTGCCGGTGCATATGGCGGCCTCTTCGCTCGCACCGGCCAAGATCTGGTTCAGCCTAGCCGGCTTTGTCACGCTCTATTCCAGCCTGCTGGTGATCGATGTGATCCTGATGCGCCGCTACATCCGCCTCGGGCCGGTCAAGGCCTTGGGCAAAGACCGCAAGCCAGTTCAAGACGGGGGTCTTGCCCCGCAGCCCGCTGAATAA
- a CDS encoding PepSY-associated TM helix domain-containing protein has protein sequence MARQRLRLAVRQVHLWMGLSLGALFVLLGLTGSALVFYQALDLALHPEMAVSAKGPAPDAQSPVWDLALATMRAQRPDRQGIYRFEVTGEAGPIPVRYEMPGRAHGGHRVMIWLSPDGGRVLREAVWGQYLMTWLYDLHMALLAGPVGTLIIGWSGLAIFLLVMVSGVWVWWPRTSGRGGWAKALRYARHAALTRRLRDMHKLAGLIGLPVLSVLVMTGVMLALPDQSNAALRPLFGPVDPSPKAMDHTDTGPRLSITQAAVIAQRVLPSARIVWIEVPPIGQGVYKFRMKTPHDPSARFPHSFVFLDPVSGRVVAVQNADKAGRTTTINNWLHCLHDASVLGLFTRWLAVIIGLVPAFLFTTGLWRWLERKCANRRQVDSLAH, from the coding sequence ATGGCGCGCCAACGCCTGAGACTGGCCGTGAGGCAGGTCCATCTCTGGATGGGCCTGTCGCTGGGTGCCTTGTTTGTGCTGCTGGGCCTCACCGGATCGGCCTTGGTGTTCTATCAGGCGCTTGACCTTGCGCTGCATCCGGAAATGGCGGTATCGGCCAAGGGGCCGGCCCCCGATGCCCAGTCCCCCGTGTGGGATCTTGCGCTGGCCACGATGCGGGCGCAGCGGCCGGATCGCCAAGGCATATATCGCTTTGAAGTGACTGGCGAGGCTGGCCCCATTCCTGTCCGCTATGAAATGCCGGGGCGTGCGCATGGCGGGCATCGTGTGATGATTTGGCTTTCACCCGATGGGGGCCGCGTGCTGCGTGAGGCGGTCTGGGGCCAATATCTGATGACCTGGCTCTATGATCTGCACATGGCGCTGCTGGCGGGGCCGGTTGGCACGCTCATCATCGGATGGAGCGGCCTTGCCATTTTCCTGCTGGTGATGGTGAGCGGGGTTTGGGTCTGGTGGCCCCGGACGAGCGGGCGCGGCGGTTGGGCCAAGGCCTTGCGCTATGCCCGGCACGCTGCGCTGACCCGGCGCCTACGCGACATGCACAAGCTGGCAGGGCTGATTGGCCTGCCCGTGCTGTCGGTGCTGGTGATGACGGGCGTCATGCTGGCGCTGCCCGACCAGAGCAATGCGGCGCTGCGCCCGCTATTTGGGCCGGTTGACCCTTCGCCCAAGGCGATGGACCATACCGATACCGGGCCGCGCTTGTCGATCACGCAGGCTGCCGTCATTGCGCAACGCGTTCTGCCCTCGGCCCGCATCGTGTGGATCGAGGTGCCGCCCATCGGCCAGGGTGTCTACAAGTTCCGCATGAAAACGCCGCACGACCCTTCGGCGCGTTTCCCGCATTCCTTTGTTTTTCTTGACCCGGTGAGCGGGCGCGTGGTGGCGGTGCAAAATGCGGACAAGGCAGGGCGTACAACCACCATCAACAACTGGCTGCACTGCCTGCATGATGCCAGCGTGCTGGGCCTGTTCACCCGCTGGCTGGCGGTCATCATCGGGCTGGTTCCAGCCTTTTTGTTCACAACCGGCCTTTGGCGTTGGCTGGAGCGCAAGTGCGCCAATAGAAGGCAGGTGGACAGTTTGGCCCATTGA
- a CDS encoding TonB-dependent receptor, translating to MKISVLALAAGLLAATTASAAEPAPADQSADTSFSVGETIVVTARGMAGSSSNVITSVDRLGGNVAQSANVNYAWELVGRLPGVLVTNFNQGSTSGKFSFRGFNGEGEINAVKLLIDGIPSNGNDGNMPYIDSVSPLGIAGIEVVRGTADPRYGLHAIAGSANVLTRSGGNYIDAKASAGSFNSYEGQLAAGREKGSFSQNYTIGYRDAQGYRAHGALDRLSLSGKWAYGLSSAVKIGASARYYISHAQEAGYLTGAVAAADPRATNAYNASDGDRRQLGQYALTLDAGLSDNLDFAAKAYVNTMRDDRYVRFSAGGSQQRRVTNEDHYGALAALHWHTAVAGVPVMTEIGGDYQWQDDTSLRYNTANRMVTTQTRDQHFILNIGGAYVQAIIEPAKWLKITPAWRFDSVSGHFANRLTGATAPINDYGTISQPKISVAATPLDGVTLYGNWGKSFQIGVGSGAYLIAPRLTNLAPSINTGWELGLRYTPSDRIETRVAFWQQTASGELKRKLNDPLGDFENIGSTRRRGVDIQISGKPVKSVAAWAAVSIQKATITVADPATPQYVGNEIDHVPHVLWSGGLDYTGVNKLRLSLWANGQSSYWLTTANSAANGGKFGGYQLFNAEAAYQVTRHAEASLSVKNLFNAHPEYVWWDTTAPAQPLHSPGDSRAITVSLRVKY from the coding sequence ATGAAGATTTCCGTGCTTGCTCTCGCAGCAGGTCTGCTTGCCGCCACCACCGCTTCGGCGGCAGAACCGGCCCCGGCAGATCAGTCTGCCGACACCAGCTTCAGCGTGGGCGAAACCATTGTCGTCACTGCCAGGGGTATGGCCGGCAGTTCCTCCAATGTCATCACCTCGGTAGATCGCCTCGGTGGCAATGTCGCGCAAAGCGCCAACGTCAATTACGCCTGGGAACTAGTGGGGCGCCTTCCCGGCGTATTGGTGACCAACTTCAATCAGGGCAGCACCAGCGGCAAATTCTCGTTTCGCGGTTTCAATGGCGAGGGCGAGATCAACGCGGTCAAACTGCTGATCGACGGCATTCCCTCCAACGGCAATGATGGCAACATGCCCTATATCGACTCCGTCTCGCCGCTGGGCATCGCCGGGATCGAGGTCGTGCGCGGCACGGCTGATCCGCGCTATGGCCTGCACGCCATTGCCGGCAGCGCGAACGTCCTGACACGCAGCGGCGGCAATTACATCGACGCCAAGGCCTCGGCAGGCAGTTTCAATTCCTATGAGGGGCAGTTGGCAGCGGGCCGTGAGAAAGGCAGTTTCAGCCAGAATTACACCATTGGCTATCGTGATGCGCAAGGCTATCGCGCCCATGGCGCACTTGATCGGCTCAGCCTTTCTGGAAAATGGGCCTATGGCTTAAGTTCCGCAGTGAAGATTGGCGCCAGCGCCCGATACTACATCAGCCACGCGCAGGAGGCAGGCTATCTGACCGGCGCGGTGGCTGCTGCCGACCCGCGCGCCACAAACGCCTACAATGCCTCCGATGGTGATCGCCGCCAACTGGGCCAATATGCGCTTACGCTGGACGCAGGACTTTCCGACAATCTGGACTTTGCCGCCAAGGCCTATGTCAACACCATGCGCGATGACCGCTATGTCCGCTTTTCGGCAGGCGGCTCGCAACAGCGGCGCGTGACCAACGAGGATCATTATGGCGCGCTGGCGGCGCTGCATTGGCATACCGCTGTGGCCGGTGTTCCGGTGATGACCGAGATCGGCGGCGACTATCAGTGGCAGGATGACACCTCGCTGCGCTACAACACCGCCAACCGCATGGTCACCACCCAGACCCGCGATCAGCATTTTATCCTGAACATTGGCGGGGCCTATGTGCAGGCGATCATCGAGCCTGCCAAATGGCTCAAAATCACGCCCGCATGGCGGTTTGACAGCGTATCGGGCCATTTTGCCAACCGCCTGACAGGCGCAACAGCGCCCATCAACGACTATGGCACAATCAGTCAGCCCAAGATCTCGGTAGCGGCCACCCCGCTCGATGGCGTCACGCTTTATGGCAACTGGGGCAAGAGCTTTCAGATCGGGGTTGGCTCGGGTGCCTATCTGATCGCGCCGCGCCTCACCAACCTTGCCCCTTCGATCAATACGGGCTGGGAACTGGGCCTGCGCTATACTCCCTCCGACCGGATTGAAACCCGCGTGGCCTTCTGGCAGCAGACGGCTTCTGGTGAGTTGAAGCGCAAACTCAACGATCCATTGGGCGATTTTGAAAACATTGGCTCCACACGCCGCCGCGGGGTGGATATCCAGATCAGTGGCAAGCCGGTCAAGAGCGTGGCGGCCTGGGCGGCGGTCTCCATCCAGAAGGCAACGATCACTGTGGCCGATCCTGCAACGCCGCAATATGTGGGCAATGAGATCGACCATGTGCCCCATGTGCTGTGGTCGGGCGGGCTGGATTATACTGGCGTCAACAAGCTGCGCCTGTCGCTCTGGGCCAATGGGCAATCGTCCTATTGGCTGACCACCGCCAACAGTGCGGCCAATGGCGGCAAATTCGGCGGCTATCAACTGTTCAACGCGGAAGCGGCCTATCAGGTAACGCGCCATGCCGAGGCGAGCCTATCGGTGAAGAACCTGTTCAACGCGCACCCCGAATATGTGTGGTGGGACACGACCGCGCCTGCCCAACCGCTGCACAGCCCCGGCGACAGTCGCGCCATCACTGTCAGCCTTCGCGTGAAATACTAA